Proteins from a genomic interval of Caulobacter sp. SL161:
- a CDS encoding GNAT family N-acetyltransferase, producing the protein MVHVPAAGAVQAGQAADPHIIDTLIAERAPRLTGSPAWPLLKPALYRLLDYRKARVMAETIETMGGQAALDHVSALLSLKVAVRGLDHLPAEGRVVIVANHPTGIGDGVAVFDALKAHRPDIVFYANADAHRVCPRFDDVLIPVEWVEEKRSRERMRLTLSMTREAMEAEKALMIFPAGRLAVMDAEGRLSDPPWMSSAVSIARKYGAPITPIHLEGPWSTLFHLFGRLSRELRDITLFHELLNKTGRRFSLTIGPPVDPERLPRDVEQATEVLKRYVERQLPNEPTSPLT; encoded by the coding sequence ATGGTTCATGTTCCGGCCGCCGGGGCGGTCCAAGCGGGCCAAGCCGCCGATCCCCACATCATCGACACCCTGATCGCCGAACGCGCCCCACGCCTTACGGGCTCGCCGGCCTGGCCGCTGCTCAAGCCCGCTCTTTACCGCCTGCTCGACTATCGCAAGGCGCGGGTCATGGCTGAAACGATCGAGACGATGGGCGGCCAGGCGGCGCTGGATCATGTGTCGGCGCTTCTCTCGCTGAAGGTCGCCGTTCGCGGCCTGGACCATCTTCCGGCGGAGGGCCGGGTCGTGATCGTCGCCAACCATCCGACCGGCATCGGGGACGGCGTCGCCGTCTTTGACGCGCTGAAAGCCCATCGTCCGGATATCGTCTTCTACGCCAATGCGGACGCCCACCGCGTTTGCCCCCGCTTCGATGACGTGCTGATCCCGGTCGAGTGGGTCGAGGAGAAGCGTAGCCGCGAGCGCATGCGCCTGACCCTTTCGATGACCCGCGAGGCGATGGAGGCCGAAAAGGCGCTGATGATCTTCCCCGCCGGACGGCTGGCGGTGATGGATGCGGAAGGACGGCTGAGCGATCCCCCGTGGATGTCTTCTGCGGTCTCGATCGCGCGCAAGTACGGCGCGCCGATCACGCCGATCCATCTGGAGGGGCCTTGGTCGACGCTCTTCCACCTGTTTGGCCGCCTGTCGCGTGAGCTGCGGGACATCACCCTGTTCCACGAACTGCTGAACAAGACGGGGCGGCGCTTCTCGCTGACCATCGGGCCGCCCGTTGATCCGGAGCGCTTGCCCCGAGACGTCGAACAAGCCACCGAGGTCCTGAAGCGCTATGTGGAGCGCCAATTGCCGAACGAGCCGACGAGCCCCCTGACGTGA
- the sdhD gene encoding succinate dehydrogenase, hydrophobic membrane anchor protein, with product MGHRRRHRSVLIMSKKDLFQPQQFRTPLSRARGMGASRHGVSHFITERVSGLALAPLTIWGVYSALKQVRAPHDVVVQWMAQPLNAVLLSLLLIAALVHLQSAVQVVIEDYIERFTTKTALVIGNLFVCVLAGAVGVFSILKVALTVTGAY from the coding sequence CTGGGTCATCGCCGGCGGCATCGGAGCGTTCTGATCATGAGCAAGAAAGACCTCTTTCAGCCCCAGCAGTTCCGCACGCCGCTGTCGCGCGCCCGGGGCATGGGCGCTTCGCGTCATGGCGTCAGCCACTTCATCACCGAGCGGGTCTCGGGCCTGGCGCTCGCGCCGCTGACGATCTGGGGCGTCTATTCGGCGCTCAAGCAGGTGCGCGCGCCGCATGACGTGGTCGTGCAGTGGATGGCCCAGCCCCTGAACGCGGTTCTTCTGAGCCTGCTGCTGATCGCCGCCCTGGTGCACCTGCAGAGCGCGGTGCAGGTGGTGATCGAAGACTATATCGAGCGCTTCACGACCAAGACCGCCCTGGTGATCGGCAACCTGTTCGTCTGCGTGCTGGCCGGCGCCGTGGGGGTCTTCTCGATCCTCAAGGTCGCCCTGACCGTGACCGGAGCCTATTGA
- a CDS encoding NUDIX domain-containing protein, giving the protein MSVKDRVRVRETRLLSDNWYVLRTTTFDWKRRDGTWQTQSREHYDRGNGAVLLPYNIENRTVLLVKQFRYPAFVNGCDDLLIEAAAGLLDDAEPEVRIRAEVEEELGYRLGAVRKVFEAFMSPGSVTEILHFFVAEYDAAMRISDGGGHPDEGEDIEVLEMTMEQALAMIADGRIRDAKTIMLLQHLALTVLRTA; this is encoded by the coding sequence ATGTCGGTCAAGGATCGGGTTCGGGTTCGCGAAACCAGACTGCTCTCCGACAACTGGTACGTGCTGCGGACTACGACCTTCGACTGGAAGCGCCGGGACGGAACCTGGCAGACTCAGTCGCGCGAGCACTACGATCGTGGCAACGGCGCCGTCCTTCTACCCTACAACATCGAGAACCGGACGGTGCTGCTGGTCAAGCAGTTCCGCTATCCGGCCTTTGTGAACGGTTGCGACGACCTCTTGATCGAAGCCGCAGCCGGCCTGCTCGACGACGCCGAGCCCGAAGTCCGTATCCGCGCGGAGGTCGAGGAGGAGCTGGGCTACCGCCTGGGCGCTGTCCGCAAGGTGTTCGAGGCCTTCATGAGTCCCGGATCGGTGACCGAGATCCTGCACTTCTTCGTCGCCGAGTACGATGCGGCCATGCGCATCAGCGACGGCGGAGGCCACCCCGATGAGGGCGAAGACATCGAGGTCCTGGAGATGACGATGGAGCAAGCTCTGGCCATGATCGCGGACGGCCGCATTCGCGACGCCAAGACGATCATGCTCCTGCAGCACCTGGCGCTTACAGTGCTGCGCACGGCTTAG
- the sdhC gene encoding succinate dehydrogenase, cytochrome b556 subunit, protein MTDTSRGLPERPMSPHLQVWRWHITMACSILHRGCVVGLWVGAVILAGWAAALAAGPDAYASYVGLLGSPIGKLVLLGETFAVFFNVAYTIRQTFWDAGKGFAPRTADMTGAMAIAFAVVATIVTWVIAGGIGAF, encoded by the coding sequence ATGACCGACACGAGCCGGGGGCTGCCTGAGCGCCCGATGTCGCCGCACCTGCAGGTGTGGCGTTGGCACATCACGATGGCCTGCTCGATCCTTCACCGCGGCTGCGTCGTCGGCCTCTGGGTCGGCGCCGTGATCCTGGCGGGCTGGGCCGCCGCTTTGGCCGCCGGGCCCGACGCCTATGCGAGCTATGTCGGCTTGCTGGGTTCGCCGATCGGCAAGCTCGTGCTGCTGGGCGAGACCTTCGCGGTGTTCTTCAACGTCGCCTACACGATCCGTCAGACCTTCTGGGACGCCGGCAAGGGCTTCGCCCCGCGCACGGCCGACATGACCGGCGCCATGGCCATCGCGTTCGCGGTGGTGGCGACGATCGTCACCTGGGTCATCGCCGGCGGCATCGGAGCGTTCTGA
- the amgK gene encoding N-acetylmuramate/N-acetylglucosamine kinase AmgK, with translation MNLSSEREAAKAAFLSANGFGDVRRESLGGDASTRAYERLHRGEQSFIFMDQPPSLETAPCPPEASAAERAALGYNALARLAAGRVDAFVACAGWLNAQGLSAPKVLAADPAAGLAVLEDLGDDLYARLIEAGTDEAPLYDAAIDGLLAIHAAPTARVLDYGGSSWPLLTYDDLALKTAHDIFVEWQPKFRDITFDDAALAEWEAIWAPIRAKGEAGATVFCHRDYHAENLIWLPQRDGAARVGMLDFQDAVLAHPAWDLSMLLHDARRTVSPQRETACLERYLAACPELDRTAFLADYHALGALNIIRILGIFARLVTRDGKPRYADFIPRLWVYLDVCFADPALADLKAWFDRYVPVETRR, from the coding sequence GTGAACTTGAGCTCTGAACGCGAGGCGGCCAAGGCCGCGTTCCTGTCCGCCAACGGCTTCGGCGACGTTCGCCGCGAGTCGCTGGGCGGCGACGCCTCGACGCGCGCCTATGAGCGGCTGCATCGGGGCGAGCAAAGCTTCATCTTCATGGACCAGCCGCCGTCGCTCGAAACGGCGCCCTGTCCGCCTGAGGCCTCGGCGGCCGAGCGCGCGGCGCTGGGCTATAACGCCCTGGCGCGCCTGGCGGCGGGCCGTGTGGACGCCTTCGTGGCCTGCGCGGGATGGCTCAACGCCCAGGGCCTGTCGGCCCCCAAGGTGCTCGCAGCCGACCCCGCGGCGGGCCTGGCCGTGCTGGAAGACCTGGGCGATGATCTCTACGCGCGCCTGATCGAGGCCGGAACCGATGAGGCCCCGCTCTATGACGCCGCCATCGACGGCTTGCTGGCGATCCACGCGGCGCCGACGGCCCGGGTTCTGGACTACGGCGGCTCGAGCTGGCCGCTGCTGACCTATGACGATCTGGCCCTGAAGACCGCGCACGACATCTTCGTCGAGTGGCAGCCCAAGTTTCGCGACATCACCTTCGACGATGCGGCCTTGGCCGAATGGGAAGCGATCTGGGCTCCGATCCGGGCCAAGGGCGAGGCCGGCGCGACGGTCTTCTGCCACCGCGACTATCACGCCGAGAACCTGATCTGGCTGCCGCAGCGCGACGGCGCGGCGCGGGTCGGCATGCTGGACTTCCAGGACGCGGTCCTGGCGCATCCGGCCTGGGACCTGTCGATGCTGCTGCACGACGCCCGCCGCACCGTCTCGCCGCAGCGCGAAACCGCGTGCCTCGAGCGCTATCTCGCCGCCTGCCCCGAGTTGGACCGCACGGCCTTCCTGGCCGACTACCATGCGCTGGGCGCGCTCAACATCATCCGCATCCTGGGCATCTTCGCCCGCCTGGTGACTCGCGACGGCAAGCCCCGCTACGCCGACTTCATCCCGCGTCTCTGGGTCTATCTGGACGTCTGCTTCGCTGATCCGGCCCTGGCTGACCTCAAGGCGTGGTTTGATCGCTACGTGCCCGTGGAGACGCGCCGATGA
- the zapE gene encoding cell division protein ZapE, giving the protein MPTSLRTAYRERLAQGEIRPDVAQAAAVEALSRLEADLDAAGEPGFSFFGRKPKSQRGVYLWGPVGRGKSMVMDLFFDSAPVAKKRRIHFHAFMAEVHADIDAWRKGDAAARKARFGQSKGDDPVAPTAERIAGEARLLCFDELQVTDIADAMILGRLFEALFARGVTLVATSNRPPEDLYKDGLNRQLFLPFIDMLKSALDIVAVRGPVDFRLDRLRAARTWLAPNDKATQAEFEGLWADMLDGAPETGATLEVLGRKMRLPRAAGGLLRSSFASLCQQALGPQDYLAIAERFHTLFLEDVPCLTPARRDAARRFNTLIDALYEADVKLVALAEAEPEQLYPEGDGAFEFERTVSRLQEMRSADYVGRVRD; this is encoded by the coding sequence ATGCCGACTTCTCTCCGCACCGCTTATCGCGAGCGCCTGGCCCAGGGCGAGATCAGGCCCGACGTCGCCCAGGCCGCCGCCGTGGAGGCCCTGTCGCGCCTGGAAGCCGATCTCGACGCCGCCGGCGAACCGGGCTTCTCGTTCTTCGGTCGCAAGCCCAAAAGCCAGCGGGGCGTCTATCTCTGGGGCCCCGTCGGTCGCGGCAAGTCCATGGTGATGGACCTGTTCTTCGACAGCGCGCCGGTGGCCAAGAAGCGCCGGATCCACTTCCACGCCTTCATGGCCGAGGTCCACGCCGACATCGACGCCTGGCGCAAGGGCGACGCCGCCGCGCGCAAGGCGCGCTTTGGCCAGTCCAAGGGCGATGATCCCGTCGCGCCCACCGCCGAGCGGATCGCCGGCGAAGCGCGCTTGCTGTGCTTCGACGAGCTGCAGGTCACCGACATCGCCGACGCCATGATCCTGGGTCGGCTGTTCGAGGCGCTGTTCGCGCGGGGCGTCACCCTGGTGGCGACCTCGAACCGGCCGCCGGAAGATCTCTACAAGGACGGCCTCAACCGCCAGCTCTTCCTGCCGTTCATCGACATGCTGAAGTCGGCGCTGGACATCGTCGCAGTGCGGGGCCCGGTCGATTTTCGCCTGGATCGCCTGCGCGCGGCCCGCACCTGGCTGGCGCCCAACGACAAGGCGACCCAGGCTGAGTTCGAGGGCCTGTGGGCCGACATGCTGGATGGCGCGCCGGAAACGGGCGCGACTCTCGAGGTGCTGGGCCGGAAGATGCGCCTGCCGCGCGCCGCGGGCGGCCTGCTGCGTTCGTCGTTCGCCAGCCTGTGCCAGCAAGCCCTCGGCCCGCAGGACTATCTCGCGATCGCCGAGCGGTTCCACACGCTCTTTCTCGAAGACGTGCCTTGCCTCACCCCGGCGCGCCGTGACGCCGCGCGGCGCTTCAACACCCTGATCGACGCGCTGTATGAAGCCGACGTCAAGCTGGTGGCGCTGGCCGAGGCCGAGCCGGAGCAGCTCTATCCAGAGGGGGATGGCGCCTTCGAGTTCGAGCGGACCGTCTCGCGCCTGCAGGAAATGCGGTCCGCCGACTATGTCGGTCGAGTCAGGGACTAG
- the tsaE gene encoding tRNA (adenosine(37)-N6)-threonylcarbamoyltransferase complex ATPase subunit type 1 TsaE — translation MKTLFLADEAATQALGRTLAGALRAGDALCLTGPLGAGKSTLARALIRALTTPDEEVPSPTFTLVQFYETAKFPLAHFDLYRLSDPDEAYEIGLDEALDGGVALIEWPQRLEGRLPRTRLDIDIALDGDARRAVIVAHGDFEGRELEL, via the coding sequence GTGAAGACCCTTTTCCTCGCCGATGAGGCTGCGACCCAGGCGCTGGGTCGGACGCTGGCCGGCGCCCTTCGTGCGGGAGACGCCCTCTGCCTGACCGGCCCTCTGGGCGCCGGCAAGTCGACCCTGGCCCGCGCCCTGATCCGCGCCCTGACGACGCCGGATGAGGAAGTGCCCAGCCCGACCTTCACGCTTGTTCAGTTCTATGAGACGGCGAAATTCCCGCTGGCCCATTTCGACCTCTATCGCCTTTCGGATCCCGACGAGGCCTATGAGATCGGGCTTGACGAAGCCCTCGACGGCGGCGTCGCCCTGATCGAATGGCCCCAGCGCCTGGAAGGCCGTTTGCCCCGGACTCGGCTCGATATAGACATCGCCCTCGACGGCGACGCCCGACGCGCCGTCATCGTGGCGCACGGCGATTTCGAAGGACGTGAACTTGAGCTCTGA
- the addB gene encoding double-strand break repair protein AddB: MSGSAPFFEREGPRWYSIPAHRPFVDDLARGLLNTLEPLGPEALPRATVLTPTRRGARALADAFLAVGGGRALLLPQIRPLGDLDEGEPPFEPGELSLTLPPAISSRRRRFELARLVTDHGDKLSFKPGPVQALELAKALSEFLDSCQIEEVNFDDKLDGLAEGDLAQHWQVSARFLRSVLRAWSARLSDLGLIDVSERRVRLLRALEAQWRDNPPTEVLVAAGSTGTAPATADLLRVIAAAPKGAVVLPGLDEDLADTAWAQIEGSQGEQHPQGAMKRLLDRAGVSRAEVRVWVPEVDSRGRWRRRIVNEALRPAEATADWLSQIAALRAEAPELDPVAEGLKGFSVIAARAEEEAAGACALLLREALEDPARTAALVTPDQTLARRVMTRLQRWGVIPDSSAGAPLAAAGSAILALHLARLVEEPLNPVRLLAFAKHPLVLGEDEPPAAVLLERKGLRGAAPGSADVLRARLRDAPDALALAERVLAAVDHAAAPYGGGARAAPARAAQALVEALESLIAPHRLWAGNAGECLGTLMAALIQDGEPLPDASPQAFADILDRLVNEETVRVGGATHPRLRILGAIEARLVRADRLVLAGLEEGVWPQGAPIDPFLSRPMRQRLGLPPPERRIGLTAHDFAQAASAPDVVLVHCERRGGAPAVESRWLWRLKTLAAGAGLALPRRDDVLDWVRAMDAPGPYAPIGRPAPKPPVQDRPRKMAVTRVEALTRDPYAVWARDILKLYPLERPDEPVEARARGTAIHAAFERFAELYPDAVPAEAASAFEKLYVDALVSAGMPPTALAREKALAREAALWVADWERQRRTHVRRIVVEAEGKLELAINGRPFTLTAKADRIEPTPDGTAHILDYKTGAAPSQKQVDTGFSPQLTLTAAILMNGGFPDLGKPTPGDLTYVRVTGRRPAGEEQIRAKGDGESQDAARKALEGLSSLIARYDDPDEPYRSRVAPQFVKEHPGDYAHLARVFEWSTSGDDGEGE, encoded by the coding sequence ATGAGCGGGTCCGCGCCGTTCTTCGAGCGAGAAGGGCCGCGCTGGTACTCGATCCCGGCCCACCGCCCCTTCGTCGACGATCTGGCGCGGGGCTTGTTGAACACGCTGGAGCCGCTGGGCCCCGAAGCCCTGCCACGCGCCACCGTGCTGACCCCGACCCGCCGGGGCGCGCGAGCCCTGGCCGACGCCTTCCTGGCCGTCGGCGGCGGGCGGGCGCTGCTGTTGCCGCAGATCCGGCCGCTGGGCGATCTGGACGAGGGCGAACCGCCGTTTGAGCCGGGCGAGCTGTCGCTGACCCTGCCGCCGGCGATCTCGTCGCGGCGGCGGCGCTTCGAACTGGCGCGGCTGGTGACCGACCACGGCGATAAGCTGTCGTTCAAGCCTGGCCCTGTTCAGGCGCTGGAACTGGCCAAGGCGCTCAGCGAGTTTCTCGACAGCTGCCAGATCGAGGAAGTGAATTTCGACGACAAGCTGGACGGGCTTGCCGAGGGTGATCTGGCCCAGCACTGGCAGGTCTCGGCCCGGTTCCTGCGATCCGTGCTGAGGGCCTGGTCCGCACGCCTGAGTGATCTTGGTCTGATCGATGTCTCCGAACGCCGCGTGCGCCTGCTGCGGGCGCTGGAGGCGCAGTGGCGCGACAACCCGCCGACCGAGGTGCTGGTCGCCGCCGGTTCGACCGGCACCGCGCCCGCGACCGCCGACCTGCTACGCGTCATCGCCGCCGCACCCAAGGGGGCCGTGGTGCTGCCGGGTCTCGACGAGGATCTCGCCGACACCGCCTGGGCCCAGATCGAGGGCTCCCAGGGCGAGCAGCATCCGCAGGGGGCGATGAAGCGCCTGCTGGATCGCGCCGGCGTCTCGCGCGCCGAGGTCCGCGTCTGGGTTCCCGAGGTCGACAGCCGCGGCCGCTGGCGCCGCCGCATCGTCAACGAGGCGCTGCGTCCCGCCGAGGCGACCGCCGACTGGCTGAGCCAGATCGCCGCCCTGCGCGCCGAGGCGCCGGAGCTTGATCCCGTCGCCGAAGGGCTGAAGGGGTTCTCGGTCATCGCCGCCCGGGCCGAGGAAGAGGCCGCCGGCGCCTGCGCCCTTCTGCTGCGCGAAGCGCTTGAGGATCCCGCCCGGACCGCCGCCCTGGTGACGCCGGACCAGACCCTGGCGCGCCGGGTCATGACCCGCCTGCAGCGGTGGGGCGTGATCCCCGACAGCTCGGCCGGCGCGCCGCTGGCGGCCGCCGGCTCCGCGATCCTGGCCCTGCACTTGGCCCGACTCGTCGAGGAGCCGCTCAACCCCGTCCGCCTGCTGGCCTTCGCCAAGCACCCGCTGGTTCTGGGCGAGGACGAACCCCCGGCCGCCGTTCTGCTTGAGCGCAAGGGCCTGCGCGGCGCCGCGCCCGGCTCGGCCGACGTCCTTCGCGCCCGCCTCCGCGACGCGCCGGACGCCCTGGCCTTGGCCGAGCGCGTGCTGGCCGCGGTGGACCACGCCGCGGCGCCCTATGGCGGCGGCGCCCGCGCCGCCCCGGCCCGCGCGGCCCAGGCCCTGGTCGAGGCGCTGGAGTCGCTGATCGCGCCCCATCGTCTTTGGGCCGGGAACGCCGGCGAGTGCCTGGGCACGCTGATGGCCGCCCTGATCCAGGACGGCGAGCCCCTGCCCGACGCCTCGCCCCAGGCCTTCGCCGACATTCTCGACCGCCTCGTGAACGAAGAGACCGTGCGCGTCGGCGGCGCGACCCATCCGCGCCTGCGCATCCTCGGGGCCATCGAGGCGCGGCTGGTGCGCGCCGACCGCCTGGTGCTGGCCGGCCTGGAGGAAGGCGTCTGGCCGCAGGGCGCACCGATCGATCCGTTCCTGTCGCGGCCGATGCGCCAGCGCCTGGGCCTGCCGCCGCCCGAACGCCGGATCGGCCTGACCGCCCACGACTTCGCCCAGGCCGCCAGCGCGCCGGACGTCGTTCTGGTCCATTGCGAGCGGCGCGGCGGCGCGCCCGCCGTCGAGTCGCGCTGGCTCTGGCGCCTGAAGACCCTGGCCGCCGGCGCAGGCCTGGCGCTGCCGCGCCGCGACGACGTGCTGGACTGGGTCCGCGCCATGGACGCGCCAGGCCCCTACGCCCCCATCGGCCGCCCCGCGCCCAAGCCGCCCGTCCAGGATCGTCCGCGCAAGATGGCCGTCACGCGCGTCGAGGCCCTGACCCGTGACCCCTACGCCGTCTGGGCGCGTGATATCCTGAAACTCTACCCGCTGGAGCGTCCCGACGAGCCGGTCGAGGCCCGGGCGCGCGGCACGGCCATCCACGCCGCTTTCGAGCGGTTCGCCGAGCTCTATCCCGACGCCGTCCCGGCCGAAGCGGCGTCAGCCTTCGAAAAGCTCTATGTCGACGCCCTGGTCAGCGCCGGCATGCCGCCCACGGCCCTGGCGCGCGAGAAGGCCCTGGCCCGCGAGGCGGCCCTTTGGGTCGCTGACTGGGAGCGCCAACGCCGCACCCATGTCCGACGCATTGTCGTCGAGGCCGAGGGCAAGCTTGAGCTGGCCATCAACGGCCGTCCGTTCACCCTGACCGCCAAGGCCGACCGTATCGAGCCGACGCCGGACGGAACCGCTCACATTCTCGACTACAAGACCGGCGCTGCGCCGTCCCAGAAGCAGGTCGACACCGGCTTTTCGCCACAGCTGACCCTGACGGCGGCGATCCTGATGAACGGCGGGTTCCCTGATCTTGGCAAGCCGACGCCCGGCGACCTGACCTATGTCCGCGTCACGGGTCGACGCCCCGCCGGCGAGGAGCAGATCCGGGCCAAGGGCGACGGCGAAAGCCAGGACGCTGCGCGAAAGGCGCTGGAGGGCCTGTCGTCCCTGATCGCCCGCTACGATGACCCCGACGAGCCCTATCGCTCGCGGGTCGCGCCGCAGTTCGTCAAGGAGCACCCCGGCGACTATGCGCACCTGGCGCGGGTGTTCGAATGGTCGACCAGCGGCGACGATGGAGAGGGCGAGTAA
- the murU gene encoding N-acetylmuramate alpha-1-phosphate uridylyltransferase MurU — protein MSGPKVAMVLAAGLGTRMRPLTNDRPKALVEVAGKALIDHMLDRLVAAGVETAVVNVHYFADLVEAHLRAREAQGLAPRIVISDERAQALETGGGIKHALPLLGEGPVFVANIDSIWIEHAGAAVDAVAAAWDPARMDVCLMLASTTGSLGFHDTGDVFLGADGIVRFKDAGEMAPLVYVGVHICKPAITADGPEGPFSLLPLWKRLAADGRVHGVAPEGLWMHVGDPQAKLAAEARLAEA, from the coding sequence ATGAGCGGTCCGAAAGTCGCCATGGTGCTGGCCGCAGGGCTCGGCACCCGCATGCGCCCCCTGACCAACGATCGCCCCAAGGCCCTGGTCGAGGTCGCCGGCAAGGCGCTGATCGATCACATGCTGGATCGCCTGGTCGCGGCCGGCGTCGAGACCGCCGTGGTCAATGTCCATTACTTCGCCGATCTGGTGGAGGCCCACCTGCGGGCCCGCGAGGCCCAGGGCCTCGCCCCCCGGATCGTCATCTCCGACGAGCGCGCCCAGGCGCTGGAGACCGGCGGCGGCATCAAGCACGCCCTGCCCCTGCTGGGCGAAGGGCCGGTGTTCGTCGCCAATATCGACTCGATCTGGATCGAGCACGCCGGCGCCGCCGTCGACGCGGTGGCCGCCGCCTGGGATCCGGCGCGAATGGACGTGTGTCTGATGCTGGCCTCGACCACCGGCTCGCTGGGCTTCCACGATACGGGCGATGTGTTCCTCGGCGCCGACGGCATCGTGCGTTTCAAGGACGCCGGCGAGATGGCGCCGCTCGTCTATGTCGGCGTGCATATCTGCAAGCCTGCGATCACCGCCGATGGTCCCGAAGGACCGTTCTCGCTGTTGCCGCTCTGGAAGCGCCTAGCCGCCGACGGCCGGGTCCATGGCGTCGCGCCCGAGGGCCTCTGGATGCATGTCGGCGATCCGCAGGCCAAGCTGGCCGCCGAAGCTAGGCTCGCCGAGGCATGA